Part of the Prevotella communis genome is shown below.
AGAAGGTCACTAATAAACAAGTATGTGGCCAATGCGAAAACCAGTGCATAGATGATGGCTATAGGCCAGGATGCACGGAACAACTGTTTGAAGTTCTCGGTATAAAGTTGATATGCATCATAGAAGATGGAAGCAATGCTACGCGTCTTCTGAAACATTAAATCTTCCTTCGTTTTCATGTCTTTGTATCAAAAATTGTTGCAAAGGTACGAAATAATTATGAATTAAGAATTAAGAATTATGAATTAATTTGTACCTTTGCAGAAAATTTACATTCCTATGAAGAAACTAAGGTGGGGATTTATTGGCTGTGGCGAGGTCTGCGAACTGAAAAGCGGTCCGGCCTTCGCAGAGGTGGAGGATTCCACAGTGGTGGCTGTGATGAGCCGCACGGAGCAGAAAGCCCGTTCGTATGCCGAGCGTCACGGGGTGCCGCGCTGGTATACGGATGCACAGGAACTGATTGACGATCCCGATGTGAATGCCATCTATGTGGCCACACCGCCGTCCAGTCATGCTACATACGCCATCATGGCAATGAGGGCAGGCAAACCTGTTTATGTAGAGAAACCGCTGGCCTCGAACTATGAGGACTGTATCCGCGTGAACCGTGTGTCGGAACAGACGGGCATACCGTGCTTTGTGGCTTACTACAGGCGCAACCTGCCGTATTTCCAGAAGGTGAAGCAGCTGGTGGAGCAGGGTACGATAGGCGACGTGATCAACGTGCAGATACGATTCTCATGGCCGCCTCGTCCGCTGGACTATGCCCATCCGGAGAACCTGCCCTGGCGACTGAAGGCCGACATTGCGGGTGGTGGCTATTTCTACGACCTGGCTCCACACCAGATAGACCTGTTGCAGGATATGTTTGGCATAATACTGGAGGCGCGAGGCATCTGTGCGAACCGTGGCGGCCTGTATGAGGCAGAGGACTCGGTGAGCGCCGTGTTTCAGTTTGAGAACGGACTGCCTGGAAGTGGCTCGTGGTGCTTCGTAGGGCATGAGTCGGCTCGTAACGACCGCATACTGATTATTGGCAACCAGGGGTCGCTGAGTTTCTCGGTGTTCAACTATTCGCCTATAGAGGTGCACACCAGTGACGGCACGCAGCGCATAGAGGTGCCCAATCCGCAGTATGTGCAGTATCCGCTGATTAAGAATGTGTGCGAACATCTGCAGGGACGCGGCATCTGCACGGCAACGAGCGTGTCGGCCACGTCGATCAACTGGGTGATGGACCGCATCCTCGGAAAATATTAAGGCATATTATATAATAAGGATAACAGTATACTTTGAAAAAACTCGTTTTAGGACTGATGATGATGATGACGGCTCCTGCCTGTGCGCAGGAGACGATCCCTGTGGTGCTGGATTCCGTGAAGACAGACACCGTGGTGAAGAGTGCGCCCCGGAAACTGGGACTGATTCGCCGCATCATCCGCGGGTTCGACAAGGTGGACGAGCGCTACATAGAACCTCAGCATTATGTCTATGCGGCGATGCTTCAGGGTACGCGCAACTACGATTACTATACACTCCGCTCGGCGGGCGACAACAGGCAGTCGATTTCCTTCTCGCCTGACTCGGAGGTGCGCCTGGGTCCGTATGCCGGATGGCGATGGGTGTTCCTGGGCTATACGCTGTCGCTGGAAAACCTGTCGGTGAACAGTCATAAGAGTGGGTTTGACCTGAGCGTGTACAGTTCGCAGATAGGACTGGACCTGTTCTACCACCGCACGGCACGCGACTTTAAGTTGCGCGACGTGAACCTGGGGCATCAGCAGGACTACTCGGCACTCAACAACGTGTCGTTCGATGGTTTTACCACGGACATCACGGGCTTCAATATTTACTATATCTTTAACCACGGAAAGTTCTCATATCCAGCAGCTTTCTCACAGAGCACGATACAGAAAATCAGTTGCGGTTCGTGGTTGGCCGGCTTTGGCTATACCCAGAACTCGTTTGATCTCGACCATGAGCTGCTGCAGTCGGTCATCGACGAGAAAATGGGTGCGAAGCGCGTGGAACTGGACAGCGCTTTGCAGTTCAGGAATATCAAATACGTGGATTTCAGCCTGTCGGGCGGCTATGCCTACAACTGGGTGTTTGCACGCAACTGGCTGCTGGGTGGCAGCATCCAACTTGCCGCCTCGCATAAGCGTAGCACGGGTGAGATGAGCGACAAGAAAAGTAGGAGCTTCAGTATCCAGAACCTGAACCTCGACGGTATCGGACGTTTTGCGCTGGTATATAACAACATGAAATGGTATGCAGGCTGCAGTGTGGTGATGCATACCTATAATTATAGCTTGTCGCAATTCTCAACGAATAATACGTTTGGCTCGGCTAATCTGTATGTGGGAATCAATTTTGGCTTGAAGAAGAAATACAGGGAGAAGAAATGAGACACAGACTGGGTGTGGTAATCATGCTGCTGGTGCTGACGGGTGTCGGCACCTATGCGCAGAAGGAAACGGACAGCATCTTCATAGAGCGGGCGTTGAGACAGGCACCGGGTGGGGCAGGGACGCTGCATTTCGCCCGCCTGTTGATGGGCAGGCCCTATATAGCGCATACGCTGGAGGTGAACGACGAGGAACAGCTGGTGGTGAATACCCGTGAGCTGGACTGCACCACGCTGGTGGAGAATGTGGTGGCGCTGACGCTCTGTCATGAGCAGAAGAAAATGAGCTTTGCCGATTTCCGTGAGGTGCTGCAGCGAATCCGTTACCGCGGGGGCGTCATCGACGGTTATCCCTCACGACTGCACTATTTTACTGATTGGATTATAGACAACAGCAGAAAGGGCATTGTCAGCGAGATACAGCAGAAGAAAGCACCCTTTACGTCGGTACAGACGGTTAGCGTGAACTATATGAGCAGGCATCCGCAGTCGTACAAGGCGCTAAAGGCCCATCCACAGTATGTGTCTGTGATTGCAAAACAGGAGGAGATGCTGACGGGCAGACAGTTTCGATTTATCCCCAAGTCAGCAGTACGTAACACTAAACTGCTTCGCTCCGTGATTCACGATGGTGATATCCTGGCTATCACCACATCGAAAGCCGGACTGGATATAGCGCATCTGGGATTTGCCGTGTGGAGAAAGGACGGACTGCATCTGCTGAATGCCTCACAGATACATCACAAGGTGGTAGAGGAGCCCATGACATTCCGCAAATACCTCTCAAAACATCCGGCACACACAGGCGTGAGAGTCATTCGTCTTAACTCCTTAACTCCTTAACTCCTTACTCCTTCGCTCCGTAATTCCGTAAATCCTTAAATTCCGTTATTCCCTCTTCATCTTCCTCCAGTTGAAGAGCTCTCCGATGCCGTTGAAGTCCTTCTTCATAATCAGACCCACACCCTGCGTATTCAGGGAAGAACGGGTGAAATAACGGTCGTTGGTCTGATTATATACCTTTAATGCCAGATTGCCATTAGGGTTCAGCAGATACTGGATATCGAAGTCGCCAATGAAAGAGGTGGTGGTCTGAGTGGCGTTGTCGCGATAGCCGAACTGGCCGTTGATGAGCAGGCGGTTATTGAGCATGCGTCCGCTGACAATACCCTCGTACTCGGCATTATGCCATCCCTCGTCACCCGTAGAGATATTCGCACCAAAGTTCCAGTCGCGCGACTTGATGACCTGCGACAGTACCTCGTTGATCTGGGCAGACACGGTACCCGAGAGGAAAGACTGCATGGCCAGTTGGGTCTGTCCGTATTCCTGCGTCTGTGAGTTATTGGTGCCCTGCGTGTAGAAACGGCCGATACCGAGGAGATAGAGCACCTGCTGGTTCATCTCCTGTTCGCTGGCAATGACAGAGCGGATCATCTGGTTTTCCTCCGCATTCACATTGGGCAGTTCGAAGTCGAAGTCAACATGTGGCGACTCAGGCGTACCCTGGATATTCATCAGACAGTTCACACGGACGGTATTGCTGGCAAAGGAAGTGCCGAGGTTCAGGTCGGACAGCGACACACCATTCACCGTATACTGTGCCTGCAGGTTGAGGTTGGCATGCAGCGGGTCGCCTCCAAAGATGATGGTGCCACCATTCTGGAAGGTGAAGTTCTTCTTGATGATATTCTGGATGGTGATGCCATAGGTTCCACTCTCAACGGTATAGGTACCAAACATATGGAACGGACCTTTGTTGTAGAACGACGCACGGATGCCGCCACTGCCATGGAGCGTGACGTAGTCGTTGGTCTTGGAGTCCATCAGGATGCGGAGCGTACCCTGGGGCGTGGCGTTGATATTGAAGTTGATATAGATATTCGTGGACGAAGCAAGGTCCTCCTCGGTGTCCTCGCTATGACGAGAACGTATGCCGGAATGATCCACCCAGGTGATAAACTCCTGTTGGCTGATGGCGTCGGGGTTGGTGGCATTGTAGGCAAAGACCGACTTGGCCTCGGGGGTTACGGTACAGTTGATTACGACCTCGCCGGGACGTCCGTGGAGGTCGGCAGTACCCGTGGCATAGACCGTACCGCAGACGATGCCGCCATTGAAATCGTCGAAGTCGTAGGCCAGCAGGTTCTCGGCCGTGATATCCACGTCGAAGGTGAAGTCGGAGAAATGGTCGTGGTTGATGCTGCCATTCAGCGTGCCCTGATGTCCCTCTTTGTCGGCTATGGTGCACTGGTTCAGCAGGATGCGGTTGGGAATCAGTCGGACAGTATCTTTCTGAAGCGTGTATGTGGTGTTCAGAGCTGTCACGGTGGCCTTTCCGTCAACGATGAGGTCGCCAGTCAGGTTGAGTTCCGAGAGGGGACCGTAGAGCACCACGTTACCATAGGCATTGCCGCTGACATCGTGCAGGAAGGAAGATGTGAAGGACTGGCAGAACTCGATACTGGTACCTGCTGCCTGGATATTCAGGTTGATATCCTCCCTGACGGGTGAGATATAGCCGTTGATGAAGGTCTTTGACTTTGCCCCGTTGTCGGCAATGGCGTCGATGTCAATCTGCTTTCCGGCCTTATTCCACCTGGCGTTGGCAACCAGCGTGCCCATGCGGCCCGACTGGAAGCGGAACTGATCGACGGTGAGGTCGGTGCTGCCCTCGATATCGTCAAAGACCTGAGAGAGGGTAGCGGTACCCGTGGCCAGACCATCGAAGCTCACGGCATCGAAATCCACCAGGTCGAGGATGTAGGCCACATCCAGTTCCTTGAGGTCGATGGTGATGGCATCGGCAGGCGACTCAGAGGCAACACCATCGATAATCAGGTGCTGGCGCTCATGGTTGATCGTGAAATGATCCACCACGAGGTGCTTGGCTGAATAGAAGATGTCACAGGGCTCGAGATTCCAGGGCTTCTCGCGTACCGTCATCACAGAGGGGAGCACACGGATATGTGCTTCGGCCTTTCCCTGCTCGTTGGCATAGAGTTCGGTAATGGTATTGATGGTACCGCTGGTGGAGTTGACAGGTTCCAGCAAGTTGGCCTTGTTCCAATGGAGCGAGGCAAAGATATGGTTGTCGGCCGCCGAACCATTGAGGTCGATATCCATGTACTCTTCCTCCGCCATCACCTTGGTGAGGTTCGCCTGATAGTTCATGGTGTCGGCCTTGGTAGAGATGCTGATGGTGGAGTTCATATAACGATTACCGTTATAGGTGAACATAGGCAGTTGTCCCTCTACATCCAACAGCTTATGCTTGTCGTCGACAGAGGCTGTCAGCGTCAGCGGACGCTCGATGCTGAGGGGTAAGTTCAGCAGCTTCTGCATCCAGTCAGTATCCGTCATCGTGAGTTCCACCGTGAAGTTATTGTTCGTAGGCTGGGTCGCCTTGGGCAGGTTTGGCAGCGTGGGCATCTTAGAAGCGATATAGTTGATGAAACTCTGGGGAAGGGTGTTCCAGTCGAAATCACCCTTGATATCAGCCTCGCCCATGTCGCCCTTCACATTCACGAAATGCAGATGGTCATCATAGCCCGTCATCACCTCCAGGTTCTTCATGAAATAATAGCTGCCGATGGAGTCGTCGGCCTGCATCTCGAAATCGCTGAGGGTTAAACTGCCCTCTGCGTCATTCAGGTTGTTGGCGATGAAGTCGGCATTGATACAGGCAGAGAAGCGGGTGTTGCCCCATTCGTCGGAGAGGTTGAGCGACTGGGGACGCAGGTCCTTGATGAAGCCCTCCAGTCTGACGGCATACCGGTTGCCCTTGCGCAGTTCGCCCGTGAGGTCGGCAAGGACATTGGGATCGTCCACCTTCAGCGAACCGGCGATATCTCCATGATGATACGTACCGTTTATATTTATATTATGGTAGGGGTAGCTCTTGTATTCTATCAGCGGGATATTGCCTTCGGCCGTGAAACTGTCCTTACTGCCTCTGATACTGATATTGGTGGCAAGCGTACCCAGTTCGTCGTTGTCGAGAATCTTGCCCAACAGGACGGACTCAGTATCCAGATGACCGTCGAACTGCTCGTCTTTATTCATGGAGAATGCGAGAACGATATTACCGACGTCAGAACGGATGTCGGCATTCGTACGGATGGTGCCGGCATCGTCCTTGCTGACATTTCCATCCAGATGGATATCGCCAAGACGCGTCAGTTCATCGGGCAGCCCGTCAAAGGCCTGTTTGCATTGGCTGATGAATGCCTGTGAGATATGGAGGCCGGGCGTAGAGAATGCCCATGTATTATTGCGCATAAAACCTTTTCCCTGAAGCTCAAACGACTTGTCGCTGGTGGTGACGGTCAGGTTGGAACACTCGAAGTTGCTGCCAATGCCCTTCAATGACGTGTGGATGGAGAATGTCTGGGGGAATTCCTTGAGCGCCGGCAACAGACAGGTGATGTCTGCTGGTGTCAAGGCAGATGCATTCACCACGGTCTCGTATTGGATTGTTTCTGCGATATGTTCCTTGTCGTAGGTGGCATGAATGGCATCGATAGTTACCGCGGAATGTGGCATCTGCAGACGGAAATCCTTGAGCTCGGCCTGATGGTCATTGGCCTCCACGGCAAGTGACAGACGGTTGATCTTCAGGCCCGACTGCTCCTTGAAGGTCAGTCGCTTGATGTTGGCATTGAGCGAGTCGGACTGAAACTCCTTCAAGATGATATGAGCGCTGATATCGCTGACCTTCAGGTGACGGGGATTGAAGACCTGCGGCGTCAGAGGCACGTCTCTCTGGTTGTACGCGATACTGGAGTGACGGATGATGAGTGAGTTGATGCGCAGGTTGATATTGCTGGGCTCATCATTGTCCTTAGAGGCCAGTGAGTCGAGAACGAACTGAAAGTTGGGTGCCGCCAGCGAATCTGTTTTATAAAGGTTCGCGTGCGTACCGAAAACTTGGGCTGACGAGATGGAGATACGTCCATAGGTCAGGGGCATGAACTCAATCTTTGCCGTGAGGCGTCCTACACGCAGCATCTCTTCCTGCTGCTGGTCGAGAATCAGCACGTCGTCCAATATTACACGATTGGGGAATCCCAGTTCGACGCGCTCAATCTTCACGTCGGTACCAATCTTTTCCGACAGGATATCTGCTATCTGCTGACCCAGGAAATGTTGGATGAAAGGAAGGTGAATGAGCACAAAAATTAAACCATAGAGAGCCATCAGGCTCCATACGGTCCAGTTGGTTATGTGCTTCAATTTATTCACTTTCTGTAAATTCTACTTGGCAATTATATGTGTTCTTGTCATTTTCGTTGTGCAAATTTAATACAAAAGTTCCGAAATCCGTGTTTTTCCTAACGTTTTTCTTCTCTGTTAACCTAAAAATTATTAATTTTGCAGCCCAAAGAGACAATCAAACCAATTTATTGAA
Proteins encoded:
- a CDS encoding Gfo/Idh/MocA family protein — its product is MKKLRWGFIGCGEVCELKSGPAFAEVEDSTVVAVMSRTEQKARSYAERHGVPRWYTDAQELIDDPDVNAIYVATPPSSHATYAIMAMRAGKPVYVEKPLASNYEDCIRVNRVSEQTGIPCFVAYYRRNLPYFQKVKQLVEQGTIGDVINVQIRFSWPPRPLDYAHPENLPWRLKADIAGGGYFYDLAPHQIDLLQDMFGIILEARGICANRGGLYEAEDSVSAVFQFENGLPGSGSWCFVGHESARNDRILIIGNQGSLSFSVFNYSPIEVHTSDGTQRIEVPNPQYVQYPLIKNVCEHLQGRGICTATSVSATSINWVMDRILGKY
- a CDS encoding DUF4421 domain-containing protein encodes the protein MKKLVLGLMMMMTAPACAQETIPVVLDSVKTDTVVKSAPRKLGLIRRIIRGFDKVDERYIEPQHYVYAAMLQGTRNYDYYTLRSAGDNRQSISFSPDSEVRLGPYAGWRWVFLGYTLSLENLSVNSHKSGFDLSVYSSQIGLDLFYHRTARDFKLRDVNLGHQQDYSALNNVSFDGFTTDITGFNIYYIFNHGKFSYPAAFSQSTIQKISCGSWLAGFGYTQNSFDLDHELLQSVIDEKMGAKRVELDSALQFRNIKYVDFSLSGGYAYNWVFARNWLLGGSIQLAASHKRSTGEMSDKKSRSFSIQNLNLDGIGRFALVYNNMKWYAGCSVVMHTYNYSLSQFSTNNTFGSANLYVGINFGLKKKYREKK
- a CDS encoding N-acetylmuramoyl-L-alanine amidase-like domain-containing protein; this translates as MRHRLGVVIMLLVLTGVGTYAQKETDSIFIERALRQAPGGAGTLHFARLLMGRPYIAHTLEVNDEEQLVVNTRELDCTTLVENVVALTLCHEQKKMSFADFREVLQRIRYRGGVIDGYPSRLHYFTDWIIDNSRKGIVSEIQQKKAPFTSVQTVSVNYMSRHPQSYKALKAHPQYVSVIAKQEEMLTGRQFRFIPKSAVRNTKLLRSVIHDGDILAITTSKAGLDIAHLGFAVWRKDGLHLLNASQIHHKVVEEPMTFRKYLSKHPAHTGVRVIRLNSLTP
- a CDS encoding translocation/assembly module TamB domain-containing protein, encoding MNKLKHITNWTVWSLMALYGLIFVLIHLPFIQHFLGQQIADILSEKIGTDVKIERVELGFPNRVILDDVLILDQQQEEMLRVGRLTAKIEFMPLTYGRISISSAQVFGTHANLYKTDSLAAPNFQFVLDSLASKDNDEPSNINLRINSLIIRHSSIAYNQRDVPLTPQVFNPRHLKVSDISAHIILKEFQSDSLNANIKRLTFKEQSGLKINRLSLAVEANDHQAELKDFRLQMPHSAVTIDAIHATYDKEHIAETIQYETVVNASALTPADITCLLPALKEFPQTFSIHTSLKGIGSNFECSNLTVTTSDKSFELQGKGFMRNNTWAFSTPGLHISQAFISQCKQAFDGLPDELTRLGDIHLDGNVSKDDAGTIRTNADIRSDVGNIVLAFSMNKDEQFDGHLDTESVLLGKILDNDELGTLATNISIRGSKDSFTAEGNIPLIEYKSYPYHNININGTYHHGDIAGSLKVDDPNVLADLTGELRKGNRYAVRLEGFIKDLRPQSLNLSDEWGNTRFSACINADFIANNLNDAEGSLTLSDFEMQADDSIGSYYFMKNLEVMTGYDDHLHFVNVKGDMGEADIKGDFDWNTLPQSFINYIASKMPTLPNLPKATQPTNNNFTVELTMTDTDWMQKLLNLPLSIERPLTLTASVDDKHKLLDVEGQLPMFTYNGNRYMNSTISISTKADTMNYQANLTKVMAEEEYMDIDLNGSAADNHIFASLHWNKANLLEPVNSTSGTINTITELYANEQGKAEAHIRVLPSVMTVREKPWNLEPCDIFYSAKHLVVDHFTINHERQHLIIDGVASESPADAITIDLKELDVAYILDLVDFDAVSFDGLATGTATLSQVFDDIEGSTDLTVDQFRFQSGRMGTLVANARWNKAGKQIDIDAIADNGAKSKTFINGYISPVREDINLNIQAAGTSIEFCQSFTSSFLHDVSGNAYGNVVLYGPLSELNLTGDLIVDGKATVTALNTTYTLQKDTVRLIPNRILLNQCTIADKEGHQGTLNGSINHDHFSDFTFDVDITAENLLAYDFDDFNGGIVCGTVYATGTADLHGRPGEVVINCTVTPEAKSVFAYNATNPDAISQQEFITWVDHSGIRSRHSEDTEEDLASSTNIYINFNINATPQGTLRILMDSKTNDYVTLHGSGGIRASFYNKGPFHMFGTYTVESGTYGITIQNIIKKNFTFQNGGTIIFGGDPLHANLNLQAQYTVNGVSLSDLNLGTSFASNTVRVNCLMNIQGTPESPHVDFDFELPNVNAEENQMIRSVIASEQEMNQQVLYLLGIGRFYTQGTNNSQTQEYGQTQLAMQSFLSGTVSAQINEVLSQVIKSRDWNFGANISTGDEGWHNAEYEGIVSGRMLNNRLLINGQFGYRDNATQTTTSFIGDFDIQYLLNPNGNLALKVYNQTNDRYFTRSSLNTQGVGLIMKKDFNGIGELFNWRKMKRE